In Castor canadensis chromosome 11, mCasCan1.hap1v2, whole genome shotgun sequence, a single genomic region encodes these proteins:
- the Sgca gene encoding alpha-sarcoglycan: MVAAVICIPLLVGLLAGLGGTEFQQTTLYPLVGRFFVHTLDHATFLSLPERVAVPPTVHITYHAHLQGHPDLPRWLRYTQRSPYNPGFLYGTATPEDRGRQVIEITAYNRNTFDTTRQRLVLLIEDPEGPQLPYHVEFLVRSHDVEEVLPSTPANRFLTALGGLWEPGELQLLNITSALDRGGRVPLPIEGRKEGVYIKVGSAFPFSTCLKMVASPDSHARCAHGQPPLLSCYDTLAPHFRVDWCNVSLVDKSVPEPLDEVFTPGDGILEHDPFFCPPTEATTRDFLTDALVTLLVPLLVALLLTLLLAYIMCCRREGRLKRDLATSDIQMAHHCTIHGNTEELRQMAASREVPRPLSTLPMFNVRTGERLPPCVDSAQVPLILDQH; the protein is encoded by the exons ATGGTAGCCGCTGTAATATGTATTCCTCTCCTGGTGG GTCTCCTGGCAGGGTTGGGAGGCACCGAATTCCAGCAGACCACCCTATACCCGCTTGTGGGCCGTTTCTTTGTGCACACCTTGGATCACGCCACCTTCCTGAGCCTTCCAGAGCGTGTTG CTGTCCCACCCACCGTTCACATCACCTACCATGCCCACCTCCAGGGACATCCTGACCTGCCCCGGTGGCTCCGCTATACTCAGCGCAGCCCCTACAACCCTGGCTTCCTGTATGGCACCGCCACCCCAGAAGATCGGGGGCGCCAAGTCATTGAG ATCACAGCTTACAATCGGAACACCTTTGATACCACTAGGCAGAGGCTGGTGCTGCTGATTGAGGACCCAGAAG GCCCCCAGCTGCCATACCATGTGGAGTTCTTGGTACGCAGCCATGATGTGGAGGAGGTGTTGCCCTCCACACCTGCCAACCGCTTCCTAACGGCCCTGGGGGGACTCTGGGAGCCGGGGGAACTCCAACTGCTTAACATCACTTCAGCACTGGACCGTGGGGGTCGTGTCCCTCTTCCCATCGAAGGTCGTAAGGAAGG GGTATATATCAAGGTGGGTTCTGCCTTCCCCTTCTCTACCTGCCTGAAGATGGTGGCATCTCCTGACAGCCATGCCCGCTGTGCCCATGGCCAGCCTCCACTTCTGTCTTGCTATGACACCTTGGCACCCCACTTTCGTGTTGACTGGTGCAATGTGTCCCTG GTGGATAAGTCAGTGCCAGAACCCCTGGATGAGGTGTTCACCCCAGGTGATGGAATCCTGGAGCATGACCCATTCTTCTGCCCACCCACTGAGGCTACAACCAGAGACTTCCTGACAGATGCCCTGGTCACCCTCCTGGTGCCCCTTCTGGTGGCTCTGCTGCTCACCCTCCTGCTGGCCTACATCATGTGctgcaggagggaaggaag GTTGAAGAGAGACCTGGCCACCTCTGA CATCCAGATGGCTCACCACTGCACCATTCATGGAAACACAGAGGAGCTGCGGCAGATGGCAGCCAGCCGCGAGGTGCCCCGGCCTCTCTCCACTCTACCCATGTTCAATGTACGCACGGGTGA
- the LOC109691406 gene encoding histone H1.9-like produces the protein MQKDTSPVPPSMPLASNTAMGGSWEASASGVSNKSETGPRTCPKACPKPSMSKVILRTVADKGVHSRVSLAVIKKALTTTGYNMARNTRRFKRVLQKLVEKGLLKQVTGKRATGSFRLGKKQPSKSRLKAKRRRQQRRQRGQRQSGQCQSRQRRSLLGSRQSRK, from the coding sequence ATGCAGAAAGACACTTCACCGGTGCCCCCGTCTATGCCCTTGGCCTCAAACACTGCCATGGGTGGAAGTTGGGAGGCCAGCGCATCAGGGGTCTCCAACAAGAGCGAGACTGGGCCTCGCACCTGCCCCAAAGCCTGTCCGAAGCCCAGCATGTCGAAGGTGATCCTGAGAACTGTGGCAGACAAGGGGGTGCACAGCCGTGTGTCCCTGGCTGTCATAAAGAAGGCCCTGACCACCACAGGTTATAACATGGCCCGTAACACCCGGCGTTTCAAGCGTGTGCTCCAAAAGCTGGTGGAGAAGGGCTTGCTCAAGCAGGTGACTGGCAAGAGGGCCACGGGCTCCTTCCGCCTGGGCAAGAAGCAGCCCTCCAAGTCCAGACTCAAGGCCAAGAGACGGCGGCAGCAGCGACGGCAGCGTGGGCAGCGCCAGTCTGGACAGTGCCAGTCTAGACAGCGCAGGTCACTACTGGGCTCCAGACAGAGCCGCAAGTGA